The following proteins come from a genomic window of Salvia hispanica cultivar TCC Black 2014 chromosome 4, UniMelb_Shisp_WGS_1.0, whole genome shotgun sequence:
- the LOC125222403 gene encoding UTP:RNA uridylyltransferase 1 produces the protein MSGRGGDAPLPNGGEFLLQLLRNNQSDSAHPIFPPPPHHHQTFSQDPAVAAVGPTIPTFPPPPHAAFPPSNGADFAFPPWSHLPPLPFAQHNYFQQNPNPNPNFSAPSRPSQFDLQLRRVSPGDGARNLGLYGDNSKPSAPNLIFGSLNEDVLKNGAVNDLEPSFYRAAENRFPQSSIEANSNVLRAQALERSRNSNDRLQQGDSGRVAAPPPGFSSNFKNVRPMEHGYGRRALDLNGDKGKGNAAHSYKTDRLINQLDSPGLPAGSSLHSASNFDIEESMKQRSAGDGEESRHSGEDKANNDGSEIEVLEDLVDSLGIEDQSSEKNGKKKHIRDKDYRSDDRGKWIMPQRVRIQKRHTTCRNDINMLNAPLLALFESLIPSDEEKLKQNQLIALLESLVCKEWPNARLFLYGSCANSFGFPKSDVDVCLQMDLGDFEKSEVLLKLAKIFESGNLQNVQALTRARVPIVKLMEPVTGLSCDICINNVLAVVNTKLLYDYARIDIRLRQLAFIVKHWAKSRGVNVTYQGTLSSYAYVLMCIHFLQQRRPSILPCLQRMQVTHSVKVEDVECAYFDKVEKLQNFGAQNRESVAQLVWGFFHYWAYCHDYANDVISVRTGSMISKRDKDWTRRVGNDRHLICIEDPFEVSHDLGRVVDKHSIRVLREEFERAAEIMQYNPNPCVTLFEPYNPN, from the exons ATGAGCGGTCGAGGAGGCGACGCGCCGCTGCCGAATGGCGGGGAGTTCCTCCTCCAACTACTGCGTAATAACCAATCCGATTCCGCACATCCTATTTTCCCGCCACCGCCTCACCACCACCAGACTTTCTCGCAGGACCCTGCCGTCGCCGCGGTCGGCCCCACAATCCCCACCTTTCCTCCGCCGCCGCACGCCGCCTTCCCTCCCTCGAACGGCGCCGATTTCGCCTTCCCTCCGTGGAGCCACCTCCCGCCCCTGCCTTTCGCTCAGCACAATTACTTCCAGCAAAACCCTAATCCGAACCCTAATTTCTCCGCGCCGTCTCGCCCATCTCAATTCGATCTTCAGCTGAGGCGCGTCTCGCCGGGCGATGGAGCGAGGAATCTAGGGCTCTACGGGGATAATTCGAAGCCAAGCGCGCCGAATCTGATATTTGGGTCTCTGAATGAGGACGTTCTGAAAAATGGTGCCGTCAATGATTTAGAGCCGTCCTTTTATAGAGCGGCTGAGAATAGGTTTCCGCAGAGTTCAATTGAGGCGAATAGTAATGTATTGAGAGCTCAGGCGCTAGAAAGGAGCAGGAATAGTAATGACAGGCTGCAGCAGGGAGATTCTGGAAGGGTGGCGGCTCCTCCTCCCGGTTTTTCGAGTAATTTCAAAAATGTGAGGCCGATGGAGCATGGTTATGGGAGGAGGGCTCTTGATCTGAATGGGGATAAGGGTAAGGGTAATGCTGCTCATTCCTATAAGACTGATAGGTTAATCAATCAGCTCGATTCGCCTGGTTTGCCAGCGGGCAGCAGCCTCCACTCTGCCTCGAATTTCGATATCGAGGAGTCTATGAAGCAACGCAGTGCTGGGGATGGTGAAGAATCTAGACACAGTGGGGAGGATAAGGCTAACAACGATGGTTCTGAGATAGAGGTTTTGGAggatctagtggattctttAGGAATTGAAGATCAATCCAGTGAGAAGAATGGTAAAAAGAAGCATATCCGTGACAAG GATTATCGATCTGATGACAGAGGAAAGTGGATAATGCCACAGAGAGTGAGGATTCAGAAAAGGCATACAACCTGTCGAAATGACATAAACATGCTTAATGCTCCACTTTTGGCATTGTTTGAATCTTTGATCCCATCTGATGAAGAAAAGCTGAAGCAAAATCAATTGATAGCTCTATTGGAGAGCCTTGTTTGCAAAGAGTGGCCTAATGCCCGCTTGTTCCTTTATGGATCATGTGCCAACTCATTTGGTTTTCCAAAAAGTGATGTTGATGTTTGCCTTCAAATGGATCTTGGGGATTTTGAAAAGTCTGAGGTCTTGCTAAAGCTGGCAAAAATATTCGAGTCAGGCAATCTGCAGAATGTACAG GCACTTACACGTGCCAGAGTTCCTATAGTGAAGCTCATGGAACCAGTCACGGGTTTATCCTGTGACATTTGTATAAACAACGTGCTGGCTGTTGTAAATACTAAGCTGCTTTATGATTATGCGCGGATAGATATAAGACTTCGTCAGTTGGCATTCATTGTGAAACACTGGGCTAAATCACGAGGAGTCAATGTGACTTACCAAGGAACACTCTCGAGTTATGC GTATGTGTTGATGTGCATTCATTTCTTACAACAGCGCAGACCTTCCATTCTTCCATGCTTGCAG AGAATGCAGGTTACACATTCTGTAAAAGTGGAGGACGTGGAATGTGCATATTTTGACAAAGTGGAGAAGCTTCAAAATTTCGGGGCACAGAATCGGGAAAGTGTTGCTCAGCTAGTATGGGGCTTTTTCCATTACTGGGCTTATTGTCATGATTATGCAAATGATGTTATATCAGTTCGCACAGGAAGCATGATCAG CAAGAGAGACAAGGACTGGACTAGGAGGGTTGGGAACGACCGTCACTTGATATGCATTGAGGATCCATTTGAGGTGTCTCATGATCTCGGCAGGGTGGTGGACAAACACAGTATTAGGGTCCTGCGCGAGGAGTTCGAACGTGCTGCAGAAATCATGCAATACAATCCTAATCCTTGTGTAACTTTGTTTGAGCCTTATAATCCTAACTAG
- the LOC125185371 gene encoding probable carboxylesterase 9 — MSKVDPYTHLKISLNPDGSLTRHHLSLPTSAATGETSGHAVLSKDITLDAAKNTWLRIYLPARLPSNDNTVARLPLIFFFHAAGWIRAAVADAATHDCCNRISAEVPAVLVAAELRLAPENRLPAQYEDAAHAVAWVRDQAADGGGDQWIRDYADLSRCYLYGAGCGANVAYHTALRLQDAKLHPLKMAGTILNQPFFGGKQRTKSELERAADDNLPLPVQDLLWELALPVGTDRDHRFSNPFVAKEEVKNLGRCLVIGFGGDPLIDRQQDLVKMLAEEGVAVEAHFEDGGFHGVDMVDSKRATTVLNYIKTFV, encoded by the exons ATGTCCAAAGTGGATCCCTACACACACCTCAAAATCTCCCTCAACCCCGACGGCTCACTGACCCGCCACCACCTCAGCCTCCCCACCTCCGCCGCAACCGGCGAAACCTCCGGCCACGCCGTCCTCAGCAAAGACATAACCCTCGACGCCGCCAAGAACACGTGGCTGCGGATCTACCTCCCCGCCCGCCTCCCTTCCAACGACAACACCGTCGCCCGCCTCCccctcatcttcttcttccacgCCGCCGGATGGATCCGCGCCGCCGTCGCCGACGCCGCCACCCACGACTGCTGCAACCGCATCTCCGCCGAGGTCCCCGCCGTCCTCGTCGCCGCCGAGCTCCGCCTCGCCCCTGAGAACCGCCTCCCCGCGCAGTACGAGGACGCGGCCCACGCTGTTGCCTGGGTCCGGGACCAGGCCGCGGATGGCGGTGGCGATCAGTGGATCAGAGACTACGCCGATTTATCGCGGTGCTACCTCTACGGCGCCGGCTGTGGCGCTAACGTAGCGTACCACACCGCCCTGCGGCTGCAG GACGCGAAGCTGCATCCGCTGAAAATGGCGGGAACCATTTTGAACCAGCCGTTTTTCGGGGGGAAGCAGCGGACAAAGAGTGAGCTAGAGCGGGCCGCGGATGATAATTTGCCGCTGCCCGTGCAAGACTTACTGTGGGAGCTGGCGCTGCCAGTTGGGACGGATAGGGATCACCGGTTCAGTAATCCGTTCGTGGCAAAGGAGGAGGTGAAGAATTTAGGGAGGTGTTTGGTTATAGGGTTTGGCGGGGACCCGTTGATTGACCGGCAGCAAGATTTGGTTAAAATGCTGGCGGAGGAGGGGGTGGCGGTGGAGGCGCATTTCGAAGACGGCGGGTTCCACGGCGTCGATATGGTGGACTCCAAGAGGGCGACGACGGTTCTCAATTACATCAAAACttttgtttga
- the LOC125219596 gene encoding probable carboxylesterase 8 yields the protein MTNTQNTPQIPPAEDAYKFFNIELNPDGSLTRRNELPTLPASPEPDPNNPNSPLSKDIPLNAAAKSFIRLFRPQLNPPPSAKLPLLIYFHGGGFVFGSAASAPFHASCGRMSAHLPALIASVEYRLAPEHRLPAAYRDAMDAVAWARDQAAADSAADPWLEELADFSRVFLMGSSAGGNIAYRTGLRLLDEDVRPMKIVGLIMNQPFFGGVRRTGSEIKYYNDRIIPLHGADLLWSLALPHGADRAHEYCDPMAGGGPGEERIRRLPVSMVRGYSGDPLVDKQKEFGEMLEARGGRVVAQFVDGGHHGVELFDSRFADALYDAIRDFVGACI from the coding sequence atgacaaatacaCAAAACACCCCACAAATTCCACCCGCTGAAGATGCTTACAAATTCTTCAACATCGAGCTCAACCCGGACGGCTCCCTCACACGGCGCAACGAACTCCCGACCCTACCTGCATCGCCCGAACCCGACCCGAACAACCCGAACTCCCCCCTCTCCAAAGACATTCCCCTCAACGCCGCCGCCAAATCCTTCATCCGCCTCTTCCGCCCGCAATTAAACCCCCCTCCCAGCGCCAAGCTCCCGCTCCTCATCTACTTCCACGGCGGCGGCTTCGTCTTCGGCAGCGCCGCCAGCGCGCCGTTCCACGCCTCCTGCGGCCGCATGTCGGCTCACCTCCCCGCGCTGATCGCCTCCGTCGAGTACCGCCTCGCGCCGGAGCACCGCCTCCCCGCCGCCTACCGAGACGCCATGGACGCGGTCGCGTGGGCCAGGGATCAAGCTGCTGCCGATTCCGCCGCCGATCCATGGCTGGAAGAGCTGGCCGATTTCTCTAGGGTTTTTCTGATGGGGAGCAGCGCGGGCGGGAACATAGCGTACCGCACCGGATTGCGCCTCCTCGATGAGGACGTCCGTCCGATGAAGATCGTGGGGCTGATAATGAACCAGCCGTTTTTCGGTGGGGTGCGAAGGACGGGATCGGAGATCAAGTACTACAACGACCGCATCATACCGCTGCACGGTGCGGACCTGCTTTGGTCGCTGGCGCTGCCGCACGGTGCGGACCGGGCGCACGAGTACTGCGACCCGATGGCCGGCGGCGGGCCCGGGGAGGAGAGGATCCGGCGGCTGCCGGTGAGCATGGTGCGGGGCTACTCGGGGGATCCCCTGGTGGACAAGCAGAAGGAGTTCGGCGAGATGCTGGAGGCGCGTGGGGGGCGCGTGGTGGCGCAGTTCGTCGATGGAGGACACCATGGCGTCGAGCTTTTCGATTCCAGGTTCGCCGATGCTTTGTATGATGCCATCAGAGACTTTGTCGGCGCATGCATATGA